From a region of the Equus przewalskii isolate Varuska chromosome 2, EquPr2, whole genome shotgun sequence genome:
- the TXLNA gene encoding alpha-taxilin isoform X2 — MQTLNTLSTPEEKLAALCKKYAELLEEHRNSQKQVKLLQKKQSQLVQEKDHLRGEHSKAVLARSKLESLCRELQRHNRALKEEGVQRAREEEEKRKEVTSHFQVTLNDIQLQMEQHNERNSKLRQENMELAERLKKLIEQYELREEHIDKVFKHKDLQQQLVDAKLQQAQEMLKEAEERHQREKDFLLKEAVESQRMCELMKQQETHLKQQLALYTEKFEEFQNTLSKSSEVFTTFKQEMEKMTKKIKKLEKETTMYRSRWESSNKALLEMAEEKTLRDKELEGLQVKIQRLEKLCRALQTERNDLNKRVQDLSAGGPGPLTDGDPERRPEAATASKEQRGEGPGAQAPSSPRATEAPCCPGAPSTEVSGHTGPQEPTSATA, encoded by the exons ATGCAGACACTGAACACGCTGAGCACCCCGGAGGAGAAGCTGGCAGCTCTGTGCAAGAAGTATGCTGAACTG CTGGAGGAGCACCGGAACTCGCAGAAGCAGGTGAAGCTCCTGCAGAAGAAGCAGAGCCAGCTGGTCCAGGAGAAGGACCACCTGCGCGGTGAGCACAGCAAGGCCGTCCTGGCCCGCAGCAAGCTGGAGAGCCTGTGCCGCGAGCTGCAGCGCCACAACCGCGCTCTCAAG GAAGAAGGCGTGCAGCGGGCCCGCGAGGAGGAGGAGAAACGCAAGGAGGTGACCTCGCACTTCCAGGTGACGCTGAATGACATTCAGCTGCAGATGGAACAGCACAATGAGCGTAATTCCAAGCTGCGCCAGGAGAACATGGAGCTGGCTGAGAGGCTCAAGAAGCTGATTGAGCAGTATGAGCTGCGAGAGGAG CATATCGACAAAGTCTTCAAACACAAGGACctgcagcagcagctggtggATGCCAAGCTCCAGCAGGCCCAGGAGATGCtgaaagaggcagaggagaggcacCAGCGGGAGAAGGATTTT CTCCTCAAAGAGGCAGTGGAGTCCCAGAGGATGTGCGAGCTGATGAAGCAGCAGGAGACCCACCTGAAACAGCAG ctTGCCCTCTACACAGAGAAGTTTGAGGAGTTCCAGAACACTCTTTCCAAAAGCAGTGAGGTGTTCACTACATTCAAGCAGGAGATGGAAAAG ATGACTAAGAAGatcaagaagctggaaaaagaaaccACCATGTACCGGTCCCGGTGGGAGAGCAGCAACAAGGCCCTGCTTGAGATGGCTGAGGAG AAAACACTCCGGGACAAAGAGCTGGAGGGCCTGCAGGTGAAAATCCAGCGGCTGGAGAAGCTGTGCCGGGCGCTGCAGACAGAGCGCAATGACCTGAACAAGAGGGTACAGGACCTGAGTGCTGGTGGCCCAGGCCCCCTCACTGATGGCGACCCTGAGCGAAGGCCAGAGGCTGCCACTGCCTCCAAGGAGCAGCGTGGCGAGGGGCCTGGGGCCCAAGCACCCAGCTCCCCAAGGGCCACAGAAGCTCCTTGCTGCCCTGGAGCACCGAGCACAGAAGTATCAGGCCACACAGGGCCCCAGGAGCCCACCTCTGCCACTGCCTAG
- the TXLNA gene encoding alpha-taxilin isoform X1: protein MKNQDKKNGAAKQSGNASNPKSNPGQPEAGPEGAQGRPSQAAPATEAEGSTRQAPGKTEGAQAKTAQSGALRDVSEELSRQLEDILSTYCVDNSQGGPGEDGAQGEPAEPEDADKSRTYASRNGEPEPETPVVNGEKETSKGEPGTDEIRASDEVGDRDHRRPQEKKKAKGLGKEITLLMQTLNTLSTPEEKLAALCKKYAELLEEHRNSQKQVKLLQKKQSQLVQEKDHLRGEHSKAVLARSKLESLCRELQRHNRALKEEGVQRAREEEEKRKEVTSHFQVTLNDIQLQMEQHNERNSKLRQENMELAERLKKLIEQYELREEHIDKVFKHKDLQQQLVDAKLQQAQEMLKEAEERHQREKDFLLKEAVESQRMCELMKQQETHLKQQLALYTEKFEEFQNTLSKSSEVFTTFKQEMEKMTKKIKKLEKETTMYRSRWESSNKALLEMAEEKTLRDKELEGLQVKIQRLEKLCRALQTERNDLNKRVQDLSAGGPGPLTDGDPERRPEAATASKEQRGEGPGAQAPSSPRATEAPCCPGAPSTEVSGHTGPQEPTSATA from the exons ATGAAGAACCAAGACAAAAAGAATGGGGCTGCCAAGCAATCTGGCAACGCTTCCAACCCAAAAAGCAACCCAGGGCAACCGGAAGCAGGACCggagggagcccaggggaggcCCAGCCAGGCGGCTCCTGCGACAGAAGCTGAAGGTTCCACAAGGCAGGCTCCGGGGAAGACTGAGG GAGCACAAGCCAAAACTGCTCAGTCTGGGGCCCTCCGTGATGTCTCTGAGGAGCTGAGCCGCCAGTTGGAAGACATCCTGAGTACATACTGTGTGGACAACAGTCAGGGGGGCCCAGGTGAGGACGGGGCACAAGGTGAGCCTGCTGAACCTGAAGATGCAGACAAGTCCCGTACCTATGCTTCGAGGAATGGAGAGCCTGAGCCGGAGACCCCAGTAGTCAATGGTGAGAAGGAGACCTCCAAGGGGGAGCCAGGCACAGACGAGATCCGGGCAAGTGACGAGGTTGGAGACCGAGATCACCGAAGGCcacaggagaagaagaaagccaAGGGTCTGG GGAAGGAGATCACGCTGCTGATGCAGACACTGAACACGCTGAGCACCCCGGAGGAGAAGCTGGCAGCTCTGTGCAAGAAGTATGCTGAACTG CTGGAGGAGCACCGGAACTCGCAGAAGCAGGTGAAGCTCCTGCAGAAGAAGCAGAGCCAGCTGGTCCAGGAGAAGGACCACCTGCGCGGTGAGCACAGCAAGGCCGTCCTGGCCCGCAGCAAGCTGGAGAGCCTGTGCCGCGAGCTGCAGCGCCACAACCGCGCTCTCAAG GAAGAAGGCGTGCAGCGGGCCCGCGAGGAGGAGGAGAAACGCAAGGAGGTGACCTCGCACTTCCAGGTGACGCTGAATGACATTCAGCTGCAGATGGAACAGCACAATGAGCGTAATTCCAAGCTGCGCCAGGAGAACATGGAGCTGGCTGAGAGGCTCAAGAAGCTGATTGAGCAGTATGAGCTGCGAGAGGAG CATATCGACAAAGTCTTCAAACACAAGGACctgcagcagcagctggtggATGCCAAGCTCCAGCAGGCCCAGGAGATGCtgaaagaggcagaggagaggcacCAGCGGGAGAAGGATTTT CTCCTCAAAGAGGCAGTGGAGTCCCAGAGGATGTGCGAGCTGATGAAGCAGCAGGAGACCCACCTGAAACAGCAG ctTGCCCTCTACACAGAGAAGTTTGAGGAGTTCCAGAACACTCTTTCCAAAAGCAGTGAGGTGTTCACTACATTCAAGCAGGAGATGGAAAAG ATGACTAAGAAGatcaagaagctggaaaaagaaaccACCATGTACCGGTCCCGGTGGGAGAGCAGCAACAAGGCCCTGCTTGAGATGGCTGAGGAG AAAACACTCCGGGACAAAGAGCTGGAGGGCCTGCAGGTGAAAATCCAGCGGCTGGAGAAGCTGTGCCGGGCGCTGCAGACAGAGCGCAATGACCTGAACAAGAGGGTACAGGACCTGAGTGCTGGTGGCCCAGGCCCCCTCACTGATGGCGACCCTGAGCGAAGGCCAGAGGCTGCCACTGCCTCCAAGGAGCAGCGTGGCGAGGGGCCTGGGGCCCAAGCACCCAGCTCCCCAAGGGCCACAGAAGCTCCTTGCTGCCCTGGAGCACCGAGCACAGAAGTATCAGGCCACACAGGGCCCCAGGAGCCCACCTCTGCCACTGCCTAG